Proteins encoded within one genomic window of Candidatus Zixiibacteriota bacterium:
- the lgt gene encoding prolipoprotein diacylglyceryl transferase translates to MHPEMFHIGSFPIRSYGVMLAISFLVGVLYVGRMSKRDKKPFDQYLALAYIMIIGGVVGARLAYVLFHLDEFAGNWTATFNPFHSGSYGIAGLNMYGGVILAVIGAYIYCRIKKLNVLDTFDYFAPTIGLGLGITRIGCFLNGCCFGTPTDLPWGVEFPVGSIPYHVFGSAHLHPTQLYSSLYGIILFIGLHCLLKHRRFVGQIVGVMFMVEAVFRYAIEAVRYYEDAMHMTVFGIDFTYNHFMSIGLFLLGAGLYWFGHHAAKKAETAA, encoded by the coding sequence ATGCATCCAGAAATGTTCCATATCGGGAGTTTTCCGATTCGCAGTTACGGCGTCATGTTGGCCATATCATTCCTCGTCGGAGTACTTTACGTCGGGCGTATGTCCAAACGGGACAAAAAGCCCTTCGATCAGTACCTGGCGCTGGCTTACATCATGATCATAGGGGGAGTAGTCGGCGCACGGCTGGCTTATGTCCTCTTCCATCTGGATGAATTCGCGGGTAACTGGACCGCCACCTTCAATCCGTTCCATTCCGGTTCGTACGGAATCGCCGGACTGAATATGTACGGCGGTGTGATCCTCGCCGTTATCGGAGCGTATATTTATTGCCGGATTAAGAAACTGAACGTATTGGACACATTCGATTATTTCGCTCCGACCATCGGGCTCGGCCTGGGTATTACCCGCATCGGCTGCTTTCTCAATGGTTGCTGTTTCGGAACCCCTACCGATCTTCCCTGGGGCGTCGAATTCCCCGTTGGCTCCATCCCCTACCATGTTTTCGGCAGTGCTCACCTGCACCCGACCCAGCTTTATTCATCGCTTTACGGTATCATCCTTTTCATCGGCCTGCATTGCCTGCTGAAACACCGTCGCTTCGTCGGTCAGATCGTGGGGGTAATGTTCATGGTCGAGGCTGTGTTCCGCTATGCCATCGAGGCCGTGCGATATTACGAAGACGCCATGCACATGACGGTCTTCGGGATAGACTTCACCTACAACCATTTCATGTCGATCGGGCTTTTCCTGTTGGGCGCCGGGCTTTACTGGTTCGGCCACCATGCGGCTAAAAAAGCCGAGACCGCCGCTTAA
- a CDS encoding deoxyguanosinetriphosphate triphosphohydrolase: protein MGLLTRPDIENQERALLASYAALSGDSRGRRYPQAPHPLRTAFQRDRDRIIHSTAFRRMEYKTQVFVSYEQDHFRTRLTHTIEVSQISRTLARNLRLNEDLAAAVALVHDLGHTPFGHAGEDVLDKLLSEHGGFNHNRQSLRIVDYLEQRYPDHPGLNLSYEVREGIVKHETKVKISLPEFDDSKQPTLEASLVDTADEIAYNAHDIDDGLSSGLIEYADLSSQSFFPILTSTVRDQVRTLEGDQRRYALIRGLIDRMASDVMAETLRRIEEARIVDLEAVRHSPYKLVGYSTEIKEAVAGLKSYLMQNLYRHPQLKLLSERAREIITRLYETFRDNPGMMPLRFQKMLEKDPLEIVTADYVAGMTDRFAEKIFSGL, encoded by the coding sequence GCTCCGCACCGCTTTCCAGCGCGACCGTGACCGGATCATTCATTCGACTGCGTTCCGTCGCATGGAGTACAAGACGCAGGTTTTCGTTTCTTATGAACAGGACCATTTCCGTACCCGCCTGACTCATACGATAGAAGTTTCTCAAATCAGTCGTACCCTGGCCCGGAATCTTCGCCTCAACGAGGATCTGGCCGCGGCGGTGGCGCTGGTGCACGATCTCGGTCACACACCGTTCGGACATGCCGGTGAAGATGTCCTCGACAAACTCCTGAGCGAGCACGGCGGGTTCAACCATAACCGGCAGTCGTTGCGCATTGTCGATTATCTCGAACAACGCTATCCGGATCATCCCGGTCTCAATCTCTCTTATGAGGTGCGTGAGGGGATTGTCAAACATGAGACTAAAGTGAAGATCAGCCTGCCGGAATTCGACGACAGCAAGCAACCGACCCTGGAGGCTTCGCTGGTCGATACCGCTGATGAAATCGCCTACAACGCGCACGATATCGACGACGGGCTTTCATCGGGATTGATCGAATATGCCGATTTATCGTCGCAGTCGTTTTTCCCGATACTGACCTCGACCGTGCGGGATCAAGTCCGCACGCTGGAGGGAGATCAACGTCGATACGCTTTGATCCGGGGACTGATCGACCGCATGGCGTCCGATGTCATGGCCGAGACATTACGCCGGATCGAAGAGGCGAGAATCGTCGATCTCGAGGCGGTGCGGCATTCTCCGTATAAGCTGGTGGGGTATTCGACGGAAATAAAAGAAGCCGTGGCGGGATTGAAAAGCTATCTGATGCAGAATCTCTATCGTCATCCTCAGCTTAAACTGCTGTCCGAACGAGCGCGGGAAATCATCACCCGTCTTTACGAGACATTTCGGGACAATCCCGGTATGATGCCGCTGCGATTTCAGAAAATGCTCGAAAAAGATCCGCTGGAAATCGTTACCGCCGATTACGTGGCCGGTATGACCGATCGCTTTGCCGAAAAGATTTTCTCCGGTCTTTAA